The Synergistaceae bacterium genome has a segment encoding these proteins:
- a CDS encoding RelA/SpoT domain-containing protein yields the protein MNATKADELGKKYMQQYSLYREFATRASNLLESLVEQDGIQLYSVSGEAKPTENFLQSFDPQADAAPTSLTDIADLCSVKVLVHFPEDVEKVEKVIHQEFLVDMSRSMTSSKLDDPDRFGYPAVYYTLSLNQARASMREWSKYKDLPFSLEVRTVIQEAWAANTPKLMLPTDASTKRRMQRKLFRVGALLEEADEGYYTLWESARESAMPVTPPVVTVAPTPAAKRVFDRSALRQYFQEHEEIPDKWAEIASEVGFPAFKPDAEYLDTSLSYLWDILRAAEMDSPDEFQRFIDSLEREEKGREQIATVYKAFEREAQSWRVDGYSALFLLVLNLKWDVLQNKDLVELNVKRGSDRIKGIA from the coding sequence ATGAATGCAACGAAAGCTGACGAATTGGGAAAGAAGTACATGCAGCAGTACTCTCTTTACCGCGAGTTTGCCACCAGGGCCAGCAACCTCCTGGAGAGCCTGGTGGAGCAGGACGGCATTCAGTTGTACAGCGTATCCGGAGAAGCCAAACCCACCGAGAACTTTCTTCAATCCTTCGATCCTCAGGCGGACGCTGCCCCGACATCCCTGACGGACATCGCGGATCTCTGCTCCGTAAAGGTCCTGGTTCACTTTCCGGAGGACGTGGAGAAGGTTGAGAAGGTCATTCACCAGGAGTTTCTGGTCGACATGTCGCGCTCGATGACCTCCTCCAAGTTGGACGACCCGGACCGCTTTGGCTACCCGGCGGTCTATTACACTCTTTCCCTGAATCAGGCCCGCGCCTCCATGCGCGAGTGGAGCAAGTACAAGGACCTGCCGTTCTCGCTCGAGGTTCGTACGGTCATCCAGGAGGCTTGGGCGGCCAACACCCCGAAGCTCATGCTTCCCACCGATGCCTCCACGAAGAGGCGAATGCAGAGAAAACTGTTCCGCGTCGGGGCGCTGCTGGAAGAGGCGGACGAGGGTTATTACACCCTCTGGGAGTCCGCCAGGGAGTCCGCCATGCCAGTGACCCCGCCCGTGGTGACAGTTGCGCCGACCCCTGCGGCCAAAAGAGTCTTTGACAGATCCGCCCTTCGCCAGTACTTCCAGGAACACGAGGAGATCCCCGATAAATGGGCGGAGATCGCCTCCGAGGTCGGCTTCCCCGCCTTCAAGCCGGATGCCGAGTACCTGGACACGAGTCTCTCCTACCTCTGGGATATCCTCCGGGCCGCGGAGATGGACTCGCCCGACGAGTTCCAGCGTTTCATAGACTCGCTGGAACGGGAGGAGAAGGGCAGGGAGCAAATTGCAACTGTCTACAAGGCCTTCGAGCGGGAGGCGCAATCCTGGAGGGTCGATGGATACTCGGCTCTCTTCCTTCTGGTGCTCAACCTCAAATGGGACGTGCTGCAGAACAAGGATCTCGTGGAGCTCAACGTGAAGCGCGGATCCGACAGGATAAAGGGGATTGCGTAG
- a CDS encoding CtsR family transcriptional regulator, which yields MASLTKVVENYINNLFEEMDESAVLLRRKELAELFGCVPSHINYVLRSRFTPERGFIVESQRGGHGYIRIVRICYDMPGDRVNHIDEIVGDAITEQGARKVLASLHERGMIEARERLLIEVAMRHADELNSCEFDLSPYRRSVIAADLLKRMLRSLALA from the coding sequence GTGGCCAGTTTGACCAAAGTCGTCGAAAACTATATCAACAACCTCTTCGAGGAGATGGACGAATCCGCCGTTTTATTGAGGCGTAAGGAGCTGGCCGAGCTTTTCGGCTGTGTGCCAAGCCATATAAACTACGTCCTCAGAAGCCGCTTCACTCCGGAGCGAGGGTTTATCGTCGAGAGTCAAAGAGGAGGGCATGGGTATATTAGAATAGTCAGGATATGCTACGATATGCCCGGAGACAGGGTGAATCACATAGACGAGATAGTCGGGGATGCAATTACCGAGCAGGGAGCGCGCAAGGTCTTGGCGTCCCTGCACGAGCGCGGCATGATCGAGGCCAGGGAGCGCCTTTTGATCGAGGTAGCCATGCGGCATGCGGACGAGCTCAACAGCTGTGAATTCGATCTATCGCCTTACAGGCGAAGCGTGATAGCGGCGGATCTGCTGAAGCGGATGCTTCGCAGCCTGGCCTTGGCCTGA
- the plsY gene encoding glycerol-3-phosphate 1-O-acyltransferase PlsY has protein sequence MNLFWWVSLGYLAGSFPTGYLVALCIKRVDIRTIGSGGTGATNVGRLLGNSWAKAVAVIDMLKGALPMVCAMLLAVEDPWIVPLAGFAGVVGHNYPVWLSFRGGKGVATTYGVVFFMNPWISFVVALAGGAVWLALLKLKGYVSLASMASLWCLPIFALLLSLPLPQIIVMSALAALATLRHKDNIKRLARGEESRFGRNRDS, from the coding sequence ATGAACCTCTTCTGGTGGGTATCGCTTGGCTACCTGGCGGGATCCTTCCCGACAGGCTACTTGGTCGCTCTGTGCATAAAGAGAGTCGACATAAGGACCATAGGATCGGGAGGAACAGGCGCCACAAACGTGGGAAGGCTCCTCGGCAATAGTTGGGCGAAGGCCGTGGCCGTGATCGACATGCTAAAGGGCGCCCTTCCCATGGTCTGCGCGATGCTTCTGGCCGTCGAAGATCCCTGGATCGTCCCCCTGGCCGGGTTCGCCGGGGTGGTGGGGCACAACTACCCGGTCTGGCTCTCCTTCCGCGGCGGAAAAGGAGTCGCAACGACCTACGGCGTGGTCTTTTTCATGAACCCGTGGATTTCGTTCGTCGTGGCTCTTGCCGGCGGCGCCGTGTGGCTTGCTCTTTTGAAACTGAAAGGCTACGTCTCCCTCGCATCGATGGCATCGCTGTGGTGCCTTCCCATCTTCGCCCTCCTTCTATCCCTTCCTCTTCCGCAGATCATCGTGATGTCGGCTCTCGCAGCTCTTGCCACCCTGCGGCACAAGGACAACATCAAGCGCCTGGCCAGGGGAGAGGAGAGCCGGTTCGGAAGAAATCGCGATTCCTGA
- the rplS gene encoding 50S ribosomal protein L19, translating into MDVLNLVEKRFIREDVPDFRSGDTVRVHVKVKEGARERIQVFEGVVIARKHGGLSETFTVRKISSGVGVERIFPLHCPSISQIEVKRLGKVRRAKLYYLRDRIGKSARIKERR; encoded by the coding sequence ATGGATGTCTTGAATCTAGTGGAGAAGAGGTTTATCAGGGAGGACGTGCCCGACTTCCGCTCCGGGGACACGGTGCGCGTCCACGTCAAGGTAAAAGAGGGCGCCAGGGAGCGTATCCAGGTGTTCGAGGGTGTCGTGATCGCGCGCAAGCACGGCGGTCTGAGCGAGACCTTCACGGTGCGCAAGATCTCGAGCGGCGTGGGGGTCGAGAGGATATTCCCTTTGCACTGCCCGTCCATAAGCCAGATCGAGGTCAAGCGCCTGGGCAAGGTAAGACGGGCTAAACTCTACTACCTGCGTGACAGGATAGGAAAATCCGCCCGAATCAAGGAGAGAAGGTAA
- a CDS encoding tetratricopeptide repeat protein, with protein MTMDWVSWLRDGVLPSTEQEYSGDRPFGASQAELLGLPVAVVVLPDDSVPVAPLQEESPEPGPLPEDIVQPDSPGKELETPLAPETELEIFEDAADYPDTAADDEQRPEEVTVAEEEVPAIPGSEPERELPPEQATRPEELQPDEAWPDERQYEQVEEILFEKEKPVSAFTIPARPLYPVPVSSKEPEKRLLAADEGPVGKKKSLAFLLVATIAIVAGLFFLPGESYEELLARADSAFQEEQYEEALLNYDKASGKSPLQVESLRRKALALEALDRKGEAVDAWYGCLQATPDSAEIHSHLGELFFSLGSLDKAHKSFQESIGLDPGEASPYFGLGTVYEAKGEIEKASEAFAKAHQIEPDRKDYEEARSRLQREIDAREEELRLQDTMAEQQLVMGIASLVAKEYDDAEAHFTRALDLVPREKRAMLGLAESKAAKGDLPGARIAYLEILDEYPDDAGAMEGLASLEAGEKEPLAADDQEKASSEDDVVKESPLADPAEEKHADAADTTEESPVETEITDDALVAEKEDDLLVPTTPPGETVDAIKAQKPADQPKIAVKTEQPQKEKEQAPIDRPARPEKPVTVETPVTKLPATQERKKPSPPPPPLARDVGPSEVQSLRKAARST; from the coding sequence ATGACAATGGATTGGGTGAGCTGGTTGAGGGATGGCGTCCTTCCCTCCACCGAACAAGAATATTCGGGCGACAGACCCTTCGGAGCGTCCCAGGCTGAACTCCTGGGATTGCCTGTTGCCGTGGTGGTCCTTCCGGATGATTCCGTCCCAGTTGCGCCTCTCCAGGAGGAGTCGCCCGAGCCGGGCCCCCTTCCGGAAGATATCGTCCAGCCCGATTCTCCTGGCAAAGAGCTTGAGACACCCCTCGCCCCCGAGACCGAATTGGAGATATTTGAAGACGCCGCTGACTATCCCGATACGGCTGCAGATGACGAGCAGCGCCCGGAAGAGGTCACGGTCGCCGAGGAGGAAGTGCCTGCGATCCCCGGATCAGAACCCGAGCGGGAGCTGCCCCCGGAGCAGGCCACCCGGCCCGAGGAGCTACAGCCGGACGAGGCCTGGCCCGACGAGCGACAATACGAGCAGGTAGAAGAGATTCTGTTCGAGAAGGAAAAGCCTGTCTCGGCTTTTACAATTCCAGCCCGGCCCTTGTACCCCGTCCCCGTTTCCTCGAAGGAGCCTGAAAAGAGACTCTTAGCCGCGGACGAGGGCCCCGTCGGCAAAAAGAAATCCTTGGCATTCTTGCTGGTCGCGACAATCGCGATCGTCGCGGGTCTCTTTTTCCTCCCGGGCGAGTCCTACGAAGAACTGCTGGCCCGCGCGGACAGCGCCTTCCAGGAAGAACAGTACGAAGAGGCTCTGTTGAACTACGACAAGGCCTCCGGCAAATCGCCGCTCCAGGTAGAGTCTTTAAGGAGAAAGGCCCTGGCTCTTGAAGCGCTCGACCGAAAAGGCGAGGCTGTCGACGCCTGGTACGGCTGCCTCCAGGCCACCCCAGATAGTGCAGAGATTCATTCCCACCTGGGAGAGCTCTTTTTCAGCCTGGGGTCCCTGGACAAGGCGCATAAAAGCTTCCAGGAGAGCATAGGGCTGGATCCCGGGGAGGCCTCCCCCTACTTCGGCCTCGGCACAGTCTACGAGGCGAAGGGGGAGATCGAAAAGGCCTCCGAGGCCTTTGCAAAGGCCCACCAGATCGAGCCGGACCGAAAGGATTACGAAGAGGCCCGGTCCAGGTTGCAACGGGAGATAGATGCCAGGGAAGAAGAGCTGCGCCTGCAGGACACGATGGCCGAACAACAGCTGGTCATGGGCATCGCGTCGCTGGTGGCGAAGGAGTATGACGACGCCGAGGCCCACTTCACCCGTGCATTGGACCTGGTACCCCGGGAGAAAAGAGCCATGCTCGGCTTGGCCGAGTCCAAGGCCGCCAAGGGAGATCTGCCAGGCGCCAGGATTGCCTACCTCGAGATACTCGACGAATACCCCGACGACGCCGGGGCGATGGAAGGCCTTGCCTCCCTGGAGGCCGGGGAGAAAGAGCCCCTGGCCGCAGACGACCAGGAAAAGGCCTCCTCCGAGGACGACGTCGTGAAAGAATCGCCCCTCGCTGACCCTGCAGAGGAAAAACATGCGGATGCAGCGGATACAACCGAAGAGAGCCCCGTGGAGACCGAGATCACCGACGATGCCCTGGTCGCTGAAAAGGAGGACGACCTCTTGGTGCCGACGACGCCCCCTGGCGAGACAGTCGATGCGATCAAGGCTCAAAAACCGGCGGACCAGCCGAAAATTGCTGTGAAGACCGAGCAGCCGCAGAAGGAAAAAGAACAGGCACCGATCGACAGGCCTGCCAGGCCCGAGAAACCCGTCACGGTCGAAACGCCCGTGACCAAGTTGCCTGCGACACAAGAGAGAAAGAAGCCGTCGCCTCCTCCTCCTCCTCTCGCGCGGGACGTCGGGCCATCCGAGGTTCAGTCGCTCAGGAAAGCCGCTCGTTCAACGTAA